GCGTCCTTGAATGCGCAGCAATACGCCGTCGGCCTGCAATTCTCGTAAGGCCCTTCGAACGGTTAGGGGAGAGGCACCAAAAGTGCCTGCCAGATCATCCTCGGATGGCACCTGGAAGTTGGCGGGCCACTCCGCGGATTCTATCTTCCTGTCGATGGCTGTTTTAATCTGGACATAAAGGGGCTGGTCAGAATTGCTCATATCTTTACGCATAATGATGTTATTATCTCATTATAATCACATTATAACCGTAGCCGGGTCAAGCCAACTTTGGCGATTTGTAAGTTTTGATGGTGGATATGCGAAGTAGTCGCCCAATCCGCATATGCTGATGATTATAAGGCGTTATGTAGCGGCAAGTGATGCAGTTATCTCAATTTCCACCTTGGCGCCGTCCACGGGGATCTCGCAGATCAGAAATGTGCTAGTCGGGCAAATATTGGCGAATAATTCCCCCAGAACTGGCGTCACCTCGGCCGCTGAGGTCCGGTCGCTCACATAAACACGGCTTGCGACAGCGTTTTGCAAGCTGGCACCTAAATTGCGCAGAACCTCATCGATATCCGCCAAGGCATTGCGCGCTTGTTCCCCGGCGTTTGTTGGGAATTGACCTGTGGATTTGTTTCGTCCGGTGGTGCCCGAAATATAGACCGTAGTGCCATCAATTACGGCCTTAGCATAACCCGCAATCTTTTCCGAAGCTGCTCCCGTGAAAATTCGCTCTACCAATGTCACTCTTCCTCTTTTGTTATCTTTATAGCCATAGATTTTCGAGATCATCTCGCGGCTTGCCGCTGAAATCTGGCGGGTGACAAAGCTCTGATGTCAGCGCTTACAGCCCTGCCAGTCGCGAGTTCTGCGAGCACTTTACCGACCATCGGACCTAGGCCGAAACCATGCCCGCTGAATCCAGTCGCAACAAGAAGTCCTTCGAGGCCGGGTAGGGGGCCGAGCACGGGAATGACATCTGGCAAGGTATCGATGATCCCGCCCCATACCGCTTCAATTTCGAGCGAGGCCACTTCTGGCATGAATGCACGCAACTCGCTTTGTGCCTGCTCAACACGTTGCCTGTCAGGCGCGGCGTTCTCAGAACCCGGCACTATATCGGCGATCGTCGGTGGGGATTTTATTCGCCTCACTTTATCGAGCAGATGAAGGTAGTTAATCTTCGCTGCGTCCGGATTGCTGCGCATTGTTTGTCGATAATGACGAAGATAACGCCATGAATCGAGGCGCAGATCGTACTCCCCGCCTGCGACGGAAAACACAAAAGCCCCCCGCACGTCTTGTCTAATTCCGGTGAGTGGTAGAGAAACGCAAGGATCCATCGATAGCTGGGGCGCAGCAACAGTTCGGCAAACTGTGGCACGGATTCGTTCCTGAGGTAGGTCAAATCCGACCGCACGCAACAGTTTTCCGCTGCCAGTTCCGGCACAGCAGACAACGCATTGTGACCGATAAAGGTGCCTATCAACCCAGACCCCACCTATTCTTCCGGCCGCAATTTCGAGCTTTGTCACCTTGCTGCCAAAGATCGCAGCAACGCCTATTTCAAGAGCAGCTTCAAAAATAGCTCTGGTTGCCCGGCCGGGTTCGGCCCTGCCGTCAGTCGCCGTAAACATTGCGCCACGGATCTGGGTGCCTTCCCTCAGTAGCGGAATTTTCTGATGAATCTGCTTCGGGCTCAGCAACAATGTGTCTAGCCCGTATTCTCGTGCACGGTTCTGCCAATTCTGCTGGTGTTCAATATCCGTGTCATTGACTGCGAGCGCGACATTGCCGCCACAGAACCAGCCGACACAGCGTCCGATATCCTTCTCTAAGCCCTGCCACAATTGGCGTGCGCCCATAGCCAGAGGCAATTCTCGGAAATCGCGCCCCTGTTGTCTTACAAAACCAAGATTGCGTCCCGATTGGCGGGAGCCTGGTACGTCATGCTCGATAATCAAAACGCGCAACCCGAGGCGCGATGCATAAAGAGCAGTAGAACAACCGACGATGCCGCCGCCAACGACGATCAAATCCCAGTCTCTTTTGCTCTTCAGATTGTGTCCATCTAACATTCAATGAACCTTTGAAAGGAAGGAGCGGGTTCTTGCAAAAGCAGCATTGCTCAGAATCTCGCTCGGCGACCCGCATTCAACAATGCGGCCCGCCTGCATGAAGGCAATTCGGTTACAGACTTCGCGGGCAAATGACATTTCATGAGTGACTACCATCATTGTCAGCCCCTCCTGCGCGAGTGAACGAATGACGTCGAGAACCTCTCCAACAAGTTCCGGATCGAGTGCACTGGTCGGCTCGTCAAACAACAGCACTTTTGGTTTCATGGCAAGTGCCCGCGCAATCGCTACGCGCTGCTGCTGGCCGCCCGATAGCATGCGAGGATAGTTATGCATTTTATCCGCAAGTCCGACCCGCTCAAGCAGGACTTTCGCCTGCGCTTCTGCATCTTTACGTGCGACGCCGAGGACATGCACCGGCGCTTCCATGATGTTTTCAAGGGCAGTCTTGTGGCCGAATAGGTTAAAGTTCTGGAATACCATACCGATCCGGGCGCGTTGCCGAGCAATCAACTTTTCTGGCAGTTCGTGTGCAAAATTCCCGATACGTCGGTAACCGATCAGCTCACCTCCAACGGTAATGCTTCCCTTCTCGATTGTTTCAAGATGGTTCACACAGCGTAGAAGTGTTGATTTCCCAGAGCCCGAAGGGCCAATCAGACTGATTACTTCACCTGCTCCAACCTCGAGGCTGATTTCTTCCAATACAGTCAGGCTTCCGTATTTTTTCGAGACACGGTCAAAAACAATCATCGGATCGAACATTTTCATCGGACCTTCTGGCGAAACAAGCGTCTGGATGGTTTGGTGGCCGTGAGCTTACCCGAACGACCAAAATGGCGTTCAATGCGCGTCTGGACCGAACTCAGGATAGTTGTTGCCGCAAGGTACCAGATACAGGCGACGATCAGCAGTGGAATGGTTTGGAAGTTTCGGGAATAAATGGTCTGCGCGGAATAGAGAAGGTCGGCAAGCGAGATCACACTGACCAGTGATGATGTCTTGAGCATGCCGATCGTCTGATTGCCGGTGGGTGGAATGATAACAGGCATTGCCTGTGGCAGTACAATGCGCCACATCGATTTACCGTTTGTCATACCAAGGGATTTCGCTGCTTGGCGCTGCCCCGGATCGACCGCCATCAGCCCGCTTCGGATTATTTCTGACATATAGGCACCTTCGTTCAGCCCCAGCCCAAGAACTGCCGCCGTAATCGGTGATATCAGCGTATTAGTGGGAACAGAAATCCAAAAGGATGTGAACGGGACGCCAATCGATAGCTGCGGGAACAACGCACCCAGATTATACCAGAAAATGAGCTGAACGAGTACGGGGGTGCCGCGAAAGAACCAAATATAAGCTTTTGCGATTGTTGAAATAACCGGATTTCCCGACAGCGTCATAATGGCAAACACTGTGCCCAACACCACACCAATTATCATAGTGACGGCTGTTAGCCATAAAGTTAGGGAAAGCCCCCAAAGGATGCGTTGGTCAAACAGATATTCCCAGACCACCTCCCATCCAAAATTCGGATTGGCTGCAATCATGGTTGTACAATAAACAACCAGTATCATAAGCAAAGTTGCAGCGAGACGTGTCTTCCAGGCACTTGCTTTGACATAGGTAAGCATTTCCCGTTGAGGGAAGGGGAGCTGGGAAGGGATTCGGTTGTCGGACATTGGCGCAGTCTCTCACAAAAGCAGTGGGGAGCAGCCGGTGCCTAACACACCGGCTGCCGTCATCATTTTGCGCCAGGTATCGTGGCGAGATTGATACCGGGTTCGTGATCCATTGCCATAGGAGAAACAGTCCACTTGGCGTAGATCTTCTCGTAATCTCCATTGGCCCGCACCTCATTCAACGCACGAAGCAAGGCTTCACCGAGATCACCTTCGTCCTTCCGGAACGCAATGCCACTTGGCATTCTTGGTAAAATAGGCATAGCAATGACCTTGACGGGGTGCGGTGCTGCTTTGGAGATTTCCCCCGCAAGGGCCGCAGATGTCAGTACAAAGTCGCTGCGACCGGAGTAAAGCGACAGCAGGGTTCCTTCTGAAGTTCCAAACTCGGAAACAGTTGGCTTTTCTTTGCCAGCCTCAACACACGCATCGCCAAGTTCTTTGGTGATCATGCCGACCCATTCCGTGCCGCTTTGCGCCGATCCTTTCAGGCCACAAAGACCAAGATGATCGCTAACGCCTGCGCCATTTTGCTCAAGAACATATGCCGAAGATGTCGTATACCCATAATCGACGAAACTTACGACCTTCTGTCGCTCGGCATTGTCAGTGATGCCTTCCATCGCGATATCCCAACGTCCAGACTGCACACCGGGGATGAGAGAGTCGAATGCGACGGAGGTAACATCCATCTTAACCTTGAGGCGATCGGCAATTGCATTCCACAAATCGACTTCGAAGCCGACGATTTCACCCGCATCATTCACAGACTGAAATGGAGGATATTTAGCGTCAGTGACAAGCTTGAGAACGCCCGCATCCTTATACTTCTGAGGCAGGATTTCTGAGGCAGTCTGCGCGTGGACCGGGCCTGTCATTACAAGGAGTCCAGTGGCGACAATCGCCGCTGCCGTCCGTTGAGTTAATCTGCTTTCAATATTCATTTTAAGGTTCCCATTTATTGGCCTTGATTATTAGTGAGCCGTACGGCCTTTACGGCTCACCCGTTTTGTTTACATCCGCGGTTAACCGATAACGAACGGGTTGGCTATTTCCTCTGCAGTCGACAGCCAGACCGCTTTCGTTTGTAGGAACTCTCGGATTCCTTCCAGCCCATTTTCCCGCCCTATACCGCTCTTTTTATAACCGCCAAACGGTGTGGTGTAGGATACATCACGATAGGTGTTAACCCATACACTGCCGGCCTCAAGACGTTCTGACATCAGGATTGCCCGCCGCATATCGGCGGTCCAAACCCCCGCTGCCAGTCCGAATTCACTATCATTCGCAATGGCGATGGCCTCGTCAGGGTCGTCGAACGGAATAGCAGCAAGCACCGGACCAAAAACCTCTTCACGCGCTATCCGCATATCGTTGTTAACACCCGCAAAGATTGTGGGTTCAATAAAAAAGCCATCCCTGCACTCGGCTAGATCTGGCCTTTTGCCTCCTAGCAGCAGTTCGGCTCCTTCTCCACGCGCCACATCGATATAACCTAGTACCTTCTCGTATTGCATGGCGTTTGCAATAGGTCCGATCCTCGTATCCGGGTGCGTTGGATCACCGATCCGTGCCGTACGGGTAAATTCCGCCAATTTTTCCAGGAACTGATCGTGAATTTTTCGCTGCAATAGCAAACGAGAACCTGCAATGCAGGTCTGTCCGACCGCACCGAATATACCCCCCACGACGCCTCGCACGGCATTATCGAGATTTGCGTCCTCAAAGATGATATTAGGCGATTTACCCCCAAGCTCTAAACTCACGCGCTTTATGTCTCGGGCCGCAAGCGAATAAAGATGGGCGCCGGTCCGCGTCGAACCCGTAAACCCAACATGGCGGGTAAGCGGATGGGTTACGAGAGGCTCTCCAACCTCTGGTCCATAACCTGTGACCACATTGATCACACCATTTGGAAAGCCAGCCTTGCAGACCAGTTCCATCAATTTGAGCGCCGTTGCTGAGGTATGTTCGGCAGGTTTCATGACGAGCGTGCAACCCGCAGCGAGCGCCGGGGCGGCCTTGAGTGAAAACAAGAATAGAGGGGCGTTCCAGGGCACGATCCCAACACAGACGCCGAGCGGCTCATGGCGCGAGAAACTTAGCGCATTTTTGTCACAGGGATGGACCGCCCCTTCAATCTTATCCGCCAGCCCGGCATAATAGTGGTACCATCGCGGTATGTAGCGGATTTGATGGCGCATTTCGGCCAGTAGTCGGCCATTATCCCGTACTTCGATTTCGGCGAGCTCGTCTGCATGTTCTTCGATCAGTTCGGCAAAGCGCTGAATGATCCGACCTCGTAAACTGGGATGCATAGACCGCCAAGGGCCCTCAGTAAACGCTTTGTGTGCCGCCAGAATTGCGCGATCAGCATCTTCCGCGTTGCCGCGGGGAACCAGTGCCCAGGGCTTTGCGGTAAAGGGATTGACTGTTTCAATATATTCTCCAGATGCCGGGGCAACCCATTCACCATTGATATACATTTGAAGCTTCGGAAGGTCCTCAGTCGACATAATTCCTCCTGATTTACGGTCACACACGCCAGTATAATCACTGATTGACACGCCATCTGACCAAATTCTGCTTTTTACGATATTGTTATATATGGGAAATGATATCAGTATTAATGTCAATAGAAAAAGTTACTCGTTGAAAACGCGAATTTACGCGAATTCGAGCGTGGAAAAAGGCAGGAGAATCCGGAAAAGCGTGAGGCCGAGCAGGCGAGATGCGGGTGAAATGGACCATCGACCGAAATTTATGTCTTGATTATGATATCATAATAGGAGAAGTCTGATAGTAGTTATGGCGATTTGGTGAGCGTATCTCCGTGAATTCAGACCCGCATCTTTACGAAAAAATTAAAAACGAGATCGATCGGCGCATCGAAAAACAGATATGGCCCGTCAATTTTCAGGTGCCTTCTGAATGTGAACTCGCTGCCGAATTTGACGCTTCGCGACCGACAGTGCGTCGCGCGCTGCGAGAACTCCAGGTCGCAGGTGCAATCATGCGTGTTCCACGTCGGGGTACTTTTGTGCTCGGACCACGGACCCAATGCGCAGTCTTCAATCTCGTCGATATTGGCGAGGAGATCATTGGTTCAGGTGGGGCGCACACCTGCCAAATTCTGGTCCATACGACGCTTGCAGAAGATGACCCTGCGAGAAATTTGCTGCATTTGGCTGCAAAGGAACCAATTTTTTATAGCCGTATTCTGCATCTTGAGGACGGAACGCCTATTCAGCTCGAAGAGCGCTACGTCAACAGCGCGGAAGCTCCCACATACGCAGAACAGGACTTTAGCGTTCGCGGTCCGGACATGTGGCTACAACGCGCCACAGAGATAACCTCAGTTGAAAATACAATACGCGCGATCAGAGCAGATGATGATGTTCGGCAATTATTGCAAATCGATTGCAATCAGCCCTGCCTGCTTCTGGATCGTTCAACATGGCGCGATGGCATTCCAGTCACTCGTAGTCGTTTTATCTATCCTGGTGATCGCTATCGACTGCGTTCTGCTCATGAAGCTCGAACCCATCGATTAGGCCTGATGTCCAGTTTTAGTAGTGTCCGCTAAAATACACAAGGGAACTGTAAATGAGAGATTTTATTAGCCTACTCAAAGAGCGCGGTGAATTGCTCGTCGTCGATCGCGAGATCGATCCGGCCCACGAGCTCGCTGCCGTCACACAGCTTGCGCAAAAGAAATGGGAAAAGCCCGTAATGTTCACAAACGTGAAAGGCACGCGGTTTCCGGTCGTCAGTAATATTTACAGCACACGTGAGAGAATAGCCGAAGTTATAGGTATTGATGCGGGCGATTTTTGCAGACAATGGAGCAGACTCGCATCGTTGGGTGCGTCGGAGATGGCGCATCCATTGCGGCTTGCAGCAGACGAAGAACTACCCGAATATGAAGATGTAAAATTATCGGATTTACCACTGATCACCTATTCGGATCGCGATGGTGCGCCTTACTTCACATCCGCGATGTTTATTGCGCGCGACCCTGAAACGGGAGTGGGCAACCTTTCCTATCACCGGTCCATGTATATTAGTGATAATGAGCTTCGCTGCAGGCTGGCACCTAGACACCACCTCACGATCTATCATGAGAAGGCCGAAAAGCTTGGAAAGCCATTGGAGGCGGCAATGTTGATCGGGACGCCATCTGCGGCATTCCTGACTGCGGCAGCGCCCTTGCCCTACGACGTTGACGAGCTGGAAGTTGCTGCGCGACTGCGTGGAAAGCCTATTCCAATGCGAAAATGCAAACATATTGACTTGGAGGTCCCGGCCGAAACGGAAGTGGTCATTGAAGGGCGCTTTTTGCCAAATGAGCGTCGGCCAGAAGGACCGTTTGGCGAGTTCATGGGATATTATGTTCCGGTGGGGCCAAATGCCGTTTTTGAAGTTCTCGCGGTGACTGTGCGCAAAGACGCCATGTTTCATTCTATCTTATGCGGCTCACCCGAAGAGGTCTTGACGCTTGAACTGTCCGTTTCAGCAAACATCTTCCAGAGACTGAGTGCGGCGTTGCCAGGAATAGTGAATGTCACTTGCCAACCCTTCGTCAATCACGCAATTATTCAGATTGAACCACAGTTCGAGGGGCATGCGCGTCAAGTCATGCTTGCTGCAATTGGCGCTGAGCCGATTTGGTCCAAGCAGATCACAGTCGTGGATAGGGATATCGACATTTACGATATGGATGACGTTCAATGGGCGATCCTGACGCGATGCCGTCCAGACAAGGATATGCTGATCATACCCGAAACACCTTCCTTCTATCGGGATGAGCAAAAGGATCATTGGGGACGCCTGCTTGTTGATGCGACCAAGCCCTGGGGGCGTGAGGCCGAGTTTGAACGTAAGCGGCTGCGTCTTGGGGATAAGGTAAAGGCTAGCGACTGGTTCAAGGGAGCTTAAAATCATGGCCCCGGCTCGCATAATCATTGGTATATCGGGCGCCTCCGGCGCCCTTTACGGAGTAAACGCACTCCGGCTTGCACGCGCATCCGGTGTCGAGACGCATCTAGTGGTCTCACGCGCGGCGCTACTTACGCTTCATCAGGAGATGGGAATTCAAAAATCTGATCTTACTAGTATGGCTGACATCGTGCATTCGGCATCGGATGTGGGTGCATCAATAGCTTCGGGATCATTTAAAACGATGGGCATGCTGATCGCACCATGTTCGGTCAAAACGCTTTCCGAGATTGCAAGCGGAGTGACGTCGACTTTGATGAGCAGAGCCGCCGATGTGATCCTTAAAGAACGACGGCGACTTGTACTTATGCTCAGGGAAACGCCACTCCATCTCGGCCATCTAAAATCAATGACTGCGGTAACCGAGATGGGTGCAATCGTTATGCCACCGGTGCCTGCATTTTATTCACATCCCGCTTCAATCGATGAAATGGTTAATCACTCTGTCGGCCGCGCGCTAGACTTGTTTGACATTGAGACTGGGGTCGTAAAACGGTGGCAAGGATTAAAGGCTCAGACCGATCAATGAAGGTCAACCGGCCGCGACGGGCCATCCGAAACTCATCTACCTAGCATCACCGGATATCACGGGGGATATGATGAAGCACAGTGAAGTCACATCGGGGCTTTGGTCATTCATGATCACGTTCTACACCCTGCCCGGAGCAGCGGAAACATTGCTTTCGTTGCAGGATGAGTATGATGTCGATGTGGTTTTGCTACTGGCGGTGCTCTATGCTGTGTCAACAGGAACCCGTCTCAGCGCTGGAGACATAATGAGCATCGATGCGGAGATAATGCGCTTTAGAGAAACTGCAATTATTCCTCTGCGCACTATTAGAACGCGTTTAAAATTGCTCCCTGAATTCCCAGCCGACAGCTCTGTGGTGGCACTCAGGAAAAAGGTGAAGCGACTGGAGCTGGAAGCTGAAAAAATTGAAGCTTTAGCGATCGCGCAGCTGTTAAAAAAGTACCAAGTTACAGAAGAGCCGATTACCGATCACGGAGTTGATAGTACGATCGCGGCCTTCTTTCAATTCATCGGGTATAGAAGCCCAGGCAACGAAGCTGCTCCGCTTGACGCCACCATGCAACCTTTGAAGAATTATCTAAGGGACATGAACGCACTCTGCGCGCACCGGCCGCTGTGAAAGTTGCTGAAAGCAGCTATTCATTTAGTCGAAAAATTGCCTTTTGGGGGTACGGTTTGCATAGATGCGTGTCTTCACCTTGCCGTGAGGATTGAAAAGCTTTTGTATTGCGTATTTTGCAGAATGTTAGCAATTTTGTCCCCAGATTTCAGCTGTTTATGAAATTTGTTTCACAAGTAGAAACGCTTACTTGCTGAGCGTCCCAAAAAGTATTAGCAAAAAGCTGCGTTTATATTCTTTTGAAAGAGAAAACCACATGAAGCGTCTGATCTTAACTGCGATTTTTACTGGTGTCACTTTAACGGCATCAATGGCTCAGCAGCCGACTCCTGAACAGATGGAAATGGCGTATAACGCTGCGCGAAACCAAGCTGGTGTCCTCAAGTACTGTGAGGAAAAAGGTCATATCGACGGCAGTGCGTCCGAGGTTCAAACCAAGTTGCTAGCTCTTGTACCGGCCCCTGCGGACGTTTCAAAAGGTGACGCGGCTGAAGAAGTCGGAAAGCAGGGCAAGGTCGCGGTCATGGGTATGGAACAAGACATCGCGACAGCCGCAAAAGCACAAGGCATTGACGAAGCTAAACTTTGCGAAACAATGGCAAGCGCACTTAAGCAGGCCGCAGCGAACCTTCCGCAATAAAACTTCTTCAAGCGCATTTACTTTATCGATATTCTGCAGCCCGTTTAGCCGAAATGCTGTACGGGCTGTAAGCATTTTTGCGCCTGAATCCGCGGCGAACAGGCGACTTTGGTGCTCGCCGCTCGTGACAAAGCTAAGAAGTGCCTCGGTCGGAAAGCCCGTTCGGATCAACTTAAGCTGAAGGGCAAGCCAACAATAGATATTAAAGCGGGACGAGCGGCAAAGCTTTTGCTCATTCGCTACAGCTAACTCACAGTATTAAGTCCGCAAAGGTGGGTAACATAACAAAAATGAATCCGTCGCAAACAATCGATTCATAAAACTCGTTAGACCTGATTGGAGGATTGGTAGATCCTCCGATTATGTCAAATTCAATGAATTTCTGCTTTCGAAAAATCGTTCCAGAAAGAAACATGAAGCGTTATTACTCAATCACGCTCACAAAGACGCTTTTTGACGAGTGGTGCATCGTTTGCATTTGGGGTCGATTGGGGGGTGGCGGACAAAGCCGCCAATACACCTTCAAATTTGAGCATGAGGCACGCTTCCTACTCGAAAGGCTCGTCAAACGGCGCTACACGCGCCAATATCATCTGGCATGACTGAGTGTTAGTCAAAAGCGCATCCATTGATCTCATCGAGCAACAATTTAGCACGTCCATGAGTGGTGCTTTCTGAATACCCACCCAGTGAGCAATAAAGCGATAATTATCGCTAATGTGACCATTCCGACAGCGCCGTCGGAAGAAGAAAGAAACCATGTGAGCGCAGGGTGGTCACTCGTGGTGGTTTGATCAAACATATACCAGCGATTAGTGTTGCGCCCTCCGCTTCCTGAGCGAACAACTGAGCCGCCAATGAGGGCTGCCAGCCAGGGCCGTATGAGAGCGTTGAGAATGACGCAAAATATTAACGGGAAAATGACAACAAGCTTGTTAAAGGACGGACGCAGCTTCTTCGCCTTTGACCAGACTGAATGTGCGACTGCTGTTAATTGCTGGTGCGATTGCTTCATTTTAACGACCATCGACCTTTAAAGGGATCACACACTCTACAACCTTGCCTGGACCATTGACGCTTCGAACGCTTCCGCCCAGCCGATGGCAATCTGAATAGGGCCACAACGACAAAGGCAATACCGAACCGATCAGCCAACCCACGAATAGTGGGGCAACCAATAATGAAACTCTCTTGATCATATTGAGATGATAGACCGCGGAAGAACAAGCTGCAGCTATTTTTTTGCTTTCTTGTAATGCTGGTTTTGCTATTTACCAAGCCGTCCCGGCAAAGCCTGTTGGCTCAATTCTCTCTGAGAGTTTGGCTTCTAAAGCCTCCACATTTGCATTTGAGAGGGCGTTGACTTTTGTCAGTATCGATGACTATTGTCAAAACACTTAACGAAAGAGCCTCAATGCCTGTCCGACCGAATGATCAGATCATCCACAAGGCCGCCTGGCTTTATTACACACACGGGCTGCGGCAAGACGAAGTGGCCCAGCGCCTTGAAATATCCCGTGCGTCGATTGCGATGTATCTTCGTAAGGCACGCGATATGGGAATTGTCACGATTTCGACCTCGTCGGAGTTGTTTTCCGACGACGTCCTGGCGCGAGAACTGGAAGATGCGACAGGCCTGACCACCGCTTGGCTCGTGCCAGAAGATCGTCAAGCTATGGATCCAACGGCTGAAATGCCTGTCGTGGCTGCGGCCGTTTTCCTAGAACTCCTCAATAAGGGCGACAGGGTAGGGGTGGCATGGGGCCGAACGGTCTACCACATTGCCGATGTCATGCCTTTCGCGGATCTTAGTGGTGTTACAGTTGTTCAGCTTTGCGGAAATCTCGGCGCACCTTATTCTTACCGCCCTGACCAATGCACCACAGAAATTGC
This genomic stretch from Ochrobactrum sp. BTU1 harbors:
- a CDS encoding pore-forming ESAT-6 family protein, producing MKRLILTAIFTGVTLTASMAQQPTPEQMEMAYNAARNQAGVLKYCEEKGHIDGSASEVQTKLLALVPAPADVSKGDAAEEVGKQGKVAVMGMEQDIATAAKAQGIDEAKLCETMASALKQAAANLPQ
- a CDS encoding WGR domain-containing protein, encoding MKRYYSITLTKTLFDEWCIVCIWGRLGGGGQSRQYTFKFEHEARFLLERLVKRRYTRQYHLA